Proteins encoded within one genomic window of Hemiscyllium ocellatum isolate sHemOce1 chromosome 1, sHemOce1.pat.X.cur, whole genome shotgun sequence:
- the oacyl gene encoding O-acyltransferase like protein, producing MLGILLHHRETPLLKTKASVVGGWLCCLGTMIAVIALGYALDDSTETYSVLPVLYQALHRSAWAAAVGWIILASEEGYAGFIQSLLSSKLWIPLANLSYACFLIHPAVINIYNGLQETLLHYTDINMLYLFIGHTILAHILGLLLCILIENPLQLLRKYF from the exons ATGTTGGGCATTTTATTGCATCACAGAGAAACACCTTTGCTGAAAACCAAG GCTTCTGTTGTTGGTGGTTGGCTGTGCTGTCTGGGCACCATGATTGCTGTGATAGCATTAGGCTATGCTCTAGATGATTCAACTGAAACCTACTCTGTTCTTCCTGTGCTGTATCAGGCACTACACAGATCTGCATGGGCTGCTGCGGTTGGATGGATCATACTTGCATCTGAAGAAGGATatgcag GTTTTATTCAAAGTTTGTTATCCAGCAAGCTATGGATCCCACTCGCCAATCTCAGTTATGCCTGTTTTCTCATCCATCCTGCTGTCATAAATATTTATAATGGGCTTCAGGAGACACTCCTGCATTACACAGACATCAACATG CTTTACCTCTTCATAGGTCACACAATTCTGGCACACATTCTAGGATTGCTGCTGTGCATACTCATTGAAAATCCTCTTCAACTGTTAAGAAAATACTTCTGA